In Candidatus Vicinibacter proximus, the following are encoded in one genomic region:
- a CDS encoding homogentisate 1,2-dioxygenase has product MSVYHSQGKIPHKRHVVYRQKTGELYHEELFGTEGFSSTSSLVYHLRPPTRVRQIGKPWSIKPELAIEDNLQALSFSGFKATPKADYIESRRTLFLNADMSVSLAAPTESLRDYFFKNADADEMIFIHEGAGVLRTSYGNVRFEYGDYLVIPRGTVYQIEFDSGLNRHLIVESHGPIRTPGRYRNNMGQYLEHSPFCERDFKLPQNLETFDREGEFHLRIKKRGMIYPFVYTNHPFDVVGWDGYNYPYGISIFDFEPITGRVHMPPPIHQQFEGRGFVICSFVPRMYDYHPDAIPAPYHHSNIDSDEILYYVDGDFMSRNNIQKGQLTLHPAGIPHGPHPGAIERSIGQKDTKELAVMIDPFSPVSITKDAMEIEVKDYYKSWLEEPIGAN; this is encoded by the coding sequence ATGTCTGTATATCATTCTCAGGGAAAGATTCCGCACAAAAGACATGTAGTCTATCGGCAAAAAACGGGTGAGTTGTATCACGAAGAACTTTTCGGCACGGAGGGTTTTTCTTCTACATCTTCTTTGGTCTATCATCTAAGACCGCCGACTCGTGTACGTCAGATTGGTAAACCGTGGTCCATCAAGCCGGAGTTGGCCATTGAGGATAATTTACAGGCACTGAGTTTTTCTGGATTCAAGGCCACTCCAAAAGCCGATTACATCGAGAGTCGAAGGACTTTGTTTCTCAATGCAGACATGTCTGTAAGTCTTGCTGCTCCGACCGAATCCCTTCGAGATTATTTTTTCAAAAATGCCGATGCTGATGAGATGATTTTCATCCATGAGGGCGCTGGTGTGTTGCGTACCAGTTATGGCAATGTACGTTTTGAGTATGGCGATTATCTGGTCATACCACGGGGAACTGTTTACCAAATTGAATTTGATTCAGGCCTTAACCGTCACCTGATTGTGGAGTCTCATGGACCTATCCGAACGCCTGGTCGTTACCGCAACAACATGGGACAATATTTGGAACATTCCCCTTTTTGTGAGCGCGATTTTAAACTACCCCAGAATCTGGAGACTTTTGATCGGGAGGGAGAGTTTCACCTTCGCATTAAAAAACGTGGGATGATCTACCCTTTTGTCTACACCAACCATCCTTTTGATGTCGTTGGTTGGGATGGCTACAATTATCCATACGGTATTTCCATATTTGATTTCGAACCAATTACCGGACGAGTACACATGCCTCCACCCATACATCAGCAATTCGAAGGTAGGGGTTTTGTCATTTGCTCTTTTGTCCCGAGAATGTATGATTATCATCCGGACGCCATCCCTGCTCCTTATCACCACAGCAATATTGATTCTGACGAAATTCTTTACTATGTGGATGGAGATTTTATGAGCAGGAACAATATCCAAAAAGGTCAGCTGACCTTACATCCCGCAGGCATTCCACATGGGCCTCATCCCGGTGCAATTGAAAGAAGCATTGGACAAAAAGATACAAAAGAACTCGCAGTCATGATTGATCCGTTTAGTCCGGTAAGCATCACAAAAGATGCTATGGAGATTGAGGTAAAGGATTATTATAAATCCTGGCTAGAGGAACCAATAGGCGCTAATTGA
- the hppD gene encoding 4-hydroxyphenylpyruvate dioxygenase → MKDLTTVQNYSYSGEKIFEKAQDFLPINGTDFVELYVGNAKQAAHFYKTAFGFQSLAYSGLETGNKEKCSYVIQQGKIRLVLTSPFNPDSEISQHIRLHGDGVKYIALWVDDARKAFEETVSRGAKSFLEPVSVSDEFGEIVKSGIHTYGDTVHLFIERKNYHGPFMPGYIAWHSDYQPSETGLKYIDHMVGNVELGGMDKWARFYAEVMGFANLITFDDKDISTKYTALMSKVMTNGNGRIKFPINEPAQGLKKSQIEEYLDFYKGPGCQHIAVATDNIIFTISEMRKRGVEFLHVPGDYYDTVKSRVGIIEEDMDELRKLGIMVDRDEDGYLLQIFTKPVEDRPTLFFEIIQRKGAKSFGKGNFQALFESIEAEQARRGTL, encoded by the coding sequence ATGAAAGATCTTACCACCGTACAAAATTACAGCTACAGCGGAGAAAAGATTTTTGAAAAAGCACAGGATTTTCTACCCATCAACGGTACTGATTTTGTTGAACTATACGTAGGGAATGCCAAGCAGGCAGCCCATTTTTATAAGACTGCCTTTGGCTTTCAGTCCTTGGCCTATTCCGGATTAGAAACAGGCAATAAGGAAAAATGCTCCTATGTCATCCAACAAGGCAAAATACGTCTGGTATTAACCTCTCCATTCAATCCGGACAGTGAAATTTCACAACACATTAGACTGCACGGCGATGGCGTTAAGTACATTGCACTGTGGGTAGATGATGCTAGAAAAGCATTTGAGGAAACTGTGTCGCGAGGCGCAAAATCATTCCTCGAACCGGTAAGTGTTTCAGACGAATTTGGCGAAATTGTTAAATCGGGAATACATACCTACGGTGATACCGTTCACCTGTTCATAGAAAGAAAAAATTATCACGGCCCTTTTATGCCTGGATACATAGCCTGGCATTCAGATTATCAACCTTCTGAAACAGGACTCAAATACATCGATCACATGGTGGGTAATGTCGAACTTGGTGGAATGGACAAGTGGGCAAGATTCTATGCAGAAGTGATGGGTTTTGCCAATCTGATTACCTTCGACGACAAAGACATTTCTACCAAATACACCGCTTTGATGAGCAAAGTGATGACCAATGGCAATGGTAGAATTAAGTTTCCTATCAACGAACCCGCACAAGGTCTGAAGAAGTCTCAGATAGAGGAATATCTGGATTTTTATAAAGGCCCTGGATGTCAGCACATCGCGGTTGCAACAGATAACATCATCTTCACCATCAGCGAAATGAGAAAGAGGGGTGTTGAATTTCTTCATGTCCCCGGTGATTACTATGATACAGTCAAATCAAGGGTGGGCATCATAGAAGAAGACATGGATGAGTTGAGAAAACTCGGCATCATGGTGGATCGAGATGAAGACGGTTACCTCCTGCAGATATTTACCAAACCGGTAGAAGATCGTCCTACCCTGTTCTTTGAAATCATTCAACGCAAGGGAGCAAAGTCATTCGGAAAAGGTAACTTTCAGGCTTTGTTTGAAAGTATTGAAGCAGAACAGGCTCGCCGTGGAACCTTATAA
- a CDS encoding DEAD/DEAH box helicase: MTFTDLKLIKPLLSALDKKNYLKPSPIQAKSIPHLLEGKDIFGCAQTGTGKTAAFTLPILQMMEAKKTDQPRRTIKALILAPTRELATQISENVRDYGANLSFTHATVFGGVSQTQQVNALRRGIDILIATPGRLLDLMQQGFVNLNYVEYFVLDEADRMLDMGFINDMRKVIAKLPAKKQTMFFSATAAPNIMQLANTILKNPVSVSVNPVSSTAPAIKQSVYFVQRPQKSALLKHILKTDKIDHVLIFTRTKRGADKVAKDLKGINIKAEAIHGNKSQTAREKALKGFKDRTVSVLVATDIASRGIDVDKLTHVINYEIPEQAENYVHRIGRTGRAGETGEAVSLCSTEELAYFRGIQKLIKKDIEVIKKHPYL, translated from the coding sequence ATGACGTTTACTGATTTGAAATTAATTAAGCCGCTACTTTCGGCTTTAGATAAAAAAAATTACCTAAAACCATCCCCCATCCAGGCTAAAAGTATCCCGCACCTGCTCGAAGGAAAGGACATCTTTGGTTGTGCCCAGACAGGGACAGGAAAAACTGCTGCCTTCACGCTTCCGATTTTACAAATGATGGAAGCCAAAAAAACCGATCAACCCAGAAGAACCATAAAAGCCCTGATCCTTGCACCTACACGCGAACTGGCAACCCAGATCAGCGAAAATGTCAGAGATTACGGAGCTAACCTTTCTTTTACACATGCCACTGTTTTTGGCGGTGTGTCTCAGACCCAACAAGTCAATGCACTAAGAAGAGGAATTGATATCTTGATTGCTACGCCCGGCAGATTGCTGGATTTGATGCAACAGGGGTTTGTCAATCTGAATTATGTGGAATATTTTGTTTTGGATGAAGCAGACCGTATGCTGGATATGGGTTTCATTAATGACATGAGAAAGGTTATTGCCAAGTTACCTGCAAAAAAACAAACCATGTTTTTTTCAGCAACTGCTGCACCAAATATTATGCAACTTGCCAATACGATTTTAAAAAATCCGGTGAGCGTTTCTGTTAACCCTGTTTCTTCTACTGCTCCTGCGATCAAACAAAGTGTTTATTTTGTGCAACGACCACAAAAAAGTGCATTGTTGAAACATATTCTGAAAACGGATAAAATCGATCACGTATTGATTTTTACCAGAACCAAAAGAGGTGCAGATAAAGTAGCCAAGGACCTTAAAGGAATCAATATAAAAGCAGAGGCCATCCACGGAAATAAATCCCAGACCGCCCGAGAAAAAGCTTTGAAAGGATTTAAAGACAGAACGGTTAGTGTGTTGGTAGCCACGGACATTGCATCCCGAGGAATTGACGTCGACAAACTCACACATGTTATCAATTATGAAATTCCTGAACAAGCTGAGAATTATGTACACCGGATCGGTCGTACCGGCAGAGCAGGAGAAACTGGAGAAGCAGTATCTCTTTGCAGTACAGAAGAATTGGCTTACTTTAGAGGCATACAAAAATTAATAAAAAAAGATATTGAAGTCATCAAAAAGCACCCCTACCTGTAG
- a CDS encoding cold shock domain-containing protein has translation MKNGVVKFYNEAKGFGFIKEDNGQEIFVHASGLKEEIRENDKVTFDVQDGKKGLNAVNVKLA, from the coding sequence ATGAAAAACGGTGTAGTAAAATTTTACAACGAAGCCAAAGGATTTGGATTTATTAAAGAAGATAATGGACAAGAAATTTTTGTTCATGCTTCTGGATTAAAAGAAGAGATTCGCGAAAACGATAAGGTTACCTTTGACGTTCAGGATGGAAAGAAAGGTCTTAACGCGGTTAACGTAAAGTTAGCTTAA
- a CDS encoding ketoacyl-ACP synthase III, with amino-acid sequence MKENIYSVIAGTGSFIPENVILNSDFMQSTFYDQDKKNIDTPNEDLISKFQKITTISERRYADDHMVTSDMAFLAAKDALESSDIDPESLDLIIVAHNFGNVKKNNRKSDLVPSLAARVKYHLGIKNPNTVAFDLIFGCPGWLQGMIQADYQIKSGNAQRIMVIGAEMLSRVSDPHDRDSMIYSDGAGATILQAVHSEVPLGMIAHAVRTDAFNEAHYLEMKESNSPDYSGSELYLKMQGRKLYEYALNQVPQLVKDCITKSNLEFDQISKVLIHQANGKMDEAILHRICQLFGKKSDPAKLMPMTIDKLGNSSTATLPTLLDLILKNKMKDHDLNKDDYAVFASVGAGMNINAFTYKFA; translated from the coding sequence ATGAAAGAAAATATTTACTCCGTTATCGCAGGCACGGGAAGTTTTATTCCTGAGAATGTAATACTCAACAGTGATTTCATGCAAAGCACTTTTTACGATCAGGATAAAAAGAATATTGATACACCCAATGAAGATTTAATCAGCAAGTTTCAAAAAATAACCACCATCAGTGAAAGACGCTATGCGGACGATCACATGGTCACTTCGGATATGGCATTTCTCGCTGCAAAGGATGCCCTCGAATCCTCCGACATCGATCCGGAAAGTCTCGATCTAATCATTGTAGCCCATAATTTTGGCAATGTTAAAAAGAATAACCGCAAGTCTGATCTTGTTCCCAGTCTTGCTGCCAGAGTAAAATATCACCTTGGCATAAAAAATCCCAATACAGTGGCTTTTGATCTCATTTTTGGCTGTCCCGGATGGCTACAAGGTATGATTCAGGCCGATTATCAGATAAAATCAGGCAATGCTCAACGAATTATGGTTATTGGCGCAGAAATGCTCTCCAGAGTCTCTGATCCGCACGACAGAGACAGCATGATCTATTCTGATGGCGCTGGCGCTACCATCCTCCAGGCAGTCCACAGTGAAGTCCCATTGGGTATGATCGCACATGCTGTCCGTACAGATGCCTTTAACGAAGCGCATTACCTCGAAATGAAGGAATCCAACAGTCCCGATTATTCCGGCTCCGAACTGTATCTTAAAATGCAGGGACGCAAATTGTATGAATACGCACTTAACCAGGTCCCTCAATTGGTAAAAGATTGCATCACAAAATCCAATCTTGAATTCGATCAAATCAGTAAAGTCCTCATTCACCAGGCAAATGGCAAAATGGATGAGGCCATACTCCATAGAATCTGTCAGCTGTTTGGAAAAAAATCCGATCCTGCTAAACTGATGCCCATGACCATTGATAAATTAGGCAATAGCTCGACGGCTACTCTTCCTACTTTACTTGACCTGATTCTTAAAAATAAAATGAAGGACCACGATCTGAATAAAGACGACTACGCTGTTTTTGCATCTGTAGGCGCAGGAATGAACATCAATGCGTTTACCTATAAATTTGCTTGA
- a CDS encoding formate/nitrite transporter family protein — MQEIFGFDAFSPKEIAERVENVGVVKARLPLLPMFMLGILAGAFIGLGAMCFVLVQSESGLGFVAGRFIGGLVFSLGLILVVIAGAELFTGNNLLVMAWADGKLKFSEVLRNWIVVANANFIGAAGIALLVYFSGHPDMNGGAVGMTYVKIAAMKCNLSFQQCFFSGMLCNVLVCLAVWMAQAGRSVVDKVVVIIFPITAFVACGFEHSIANMYLIPMGFLLKEANLLVPDAESINLAGFIKNLVPVILGNLAGGSLFVSFFYYMIYGRTPKIE, encoded by the coding sequence ATGCAGGAAATTTTTGGATTTGATGCTTTTTCACCAAAGGAAATTGCAGAACGGGTAGAAAATGTCGGTGTTGTTAAAGCGAGACTTCCTTTGCTACCCATGTTTATGTTGGGCATTCTTGCTGGGGCATTTATTGGATTGGGTGCGATGTGTTTTGTTTTGGTTCAATCAGAATCAGGATTAGGTTTTGTTGCAGGAAGGTTTATTGGAGGGTTAGTATTTTCATTGGGATTGATTTTAGTGGTCATAGCCGGTGCTGAACTTTTTACCGGAAACAATTTACTGGTGATGGCCTGGGCAGATGGTAAGTTGAAGTTTTCAGAAGTATTGCGCAACTGGATTGTGGTAGCTAACGCAAATTTTATAGGTGCTGCAGGCATTGCATTATTGGTTTACTTTTCCGGACATCCAGACATGAATGGTGGTGCGGTTGGAATGACTTATGTTAAGATTGCTGCAATGAAATGTAATTTATCCTTTCAGCAGTGTTTTTTCAGTGGCATGTTGTGCAATGTGTTGGTTTGTTTGGCGGTTTGGATGGCGCAGGCAGGCAGGAGTGTGGTGGATAAGGTGGTGGTGATTATTTTCCCTATCACTGCATTTGTTGCATGTGGATTTGAGCACAGCATCGCAAACATGTATCTGATTCCGATGGGTTTTTTGTTGAAGGAAGCAAATCTTTTAGTTCCTGATGCAGAGTCGATCAACCTTGCAGGATTTATAAAAAACCTGGTTCCTGTAATTTTAGGAAATCTTGCTGGTGGTAGTTTGTTTGTTTCTTTTTTTTATTACATGATCTATGGAAGAACGCCTAAAATTGAGTAG
- a CDS encoding serine hydrolase, whose protein sequence is MKIQFLIIGVIMVSANVFAQEVSTVMFQKLDSLLSDAYDKGIFTGQVIISHQGEEVYYKQHGYADWNTSRTMDKNTLFNIGSLNKQFTEEIIHQLVEEHKLNYQDKISKYLDLFHAETGNKITIQQLLDMRAGLGDYLRNPKFRMLSENDFSVSQLVDIIKDEPLLYEPGTGQEYSNSGYVVLGALIEKISGKSYEENLKERIFKPVGLGNVYYTMAQKSKQINRAHGHWIDFDGNKESMDDISCSTPAGGLYMNIGSLLKFVEAKRQGNLPSGKKYGSGMFAGGTEVWNSSIFFHEKSGFCFVVLANTGDIADELAPRINSILKGEPIPPVELPFNLLLYKIVRERGIDYVKNNVEKLAMQARLPYDDRFLNYFGYQFLKANKIDLALNLFEINVSLFPKVPNTYDSLAEAYLVKGDKANALKYYKMEAEMIPENKKLKALILDLEN, encoded by the coding sequence ATGAAAATTCAATTTCTAATCATTGGGGTCATAATGGTGAGCGCAAATGTTTTCGCTCAAGAGGTGAGTACGGTCATGTTTCAAAAGCTGGATTCACTTTTGAGTGATGCATATGACAAAGGAATATTTACCGGACAAGTAATTATTTCGCACCAAGGGGAAGAAGTATATTATAAACAACACGGTTACGCGGACTGGAACACAAGCAGAACGATGGACAAGAATACCCTGTTCAACATTGGATCATTGAACAAGCAATTCACAGAAGAAATTATTCATCAGTTGGTGGAAGAACACAAACTCAACTACCAGGATAAAATAAGTAAATATCTAGACCTGTTTCATGCAGAAACAGGCAATAAAATAACCATACAGCAGCTTCTTGACATGAGGGCAGGATTGGGCGATTATTTAAGAAATCCAAAATTCCGGATGCTGTCAGAGAATGATTTTTCTGTATCGCAACTGGTTGACATTATTAAAGATGAACCGCTCTTGTATGAGCCGGGTACAGGTCAGGAGTATTCCAATTCGGGTTATGTGGTTTTGGGTGCACTCATAGAAAAGATAAGTGGAAAGAGTTATGAGGAGAACCTAAAGGAAAGGATTTTCAAACCAGTGGGTTTGGGTAATGTATATTACACCATGGCACAAAAGTCTAAACAAATCAATCGTGCACATGGACATTGGATTGACTTTGATGGTAATAAAGAAAGTATGGATGACATTAGTTGTAGTACTCCGGCTGGCGGGTTATACATGAATATCGGAAGTTTGTTGAAATTTGTAGAAGCGAAGAGGCAAGGCAATCTTCCATCCGGAAAAAAATATGGAAGTGGAATGTTCGCCGGGGGAACGGAAGTTTGGAATTCAAGCATTTTTTTTCACGAGAAAAGTGGATTTTGTTTTGTGGTTCTTGCCAATACCGGAGATATTGCGGATGAATTAGCACCCAGAATAAATTCGATTCTAAAAGGAGAACCTATTCCACCTGTTGAGTTGCCATTTAATTTATTGTTGTACAAAATAGTTCGGGAAAGGGGAATAGACTATGTTAAAAATAATGTAGAAAAATTAGCCATGCAAGCAAGACTGCCTTATGACGATCGTTTTTTAAATTATTTTGGCTACCAGTTTTTGAAGGCTAATAAAATAGATCTGGCATTAAATTTATTTGAAATCAATGTCTCTCTATTTCCGAAAGTACCCAATACCTATGACAGTTTGGCGGAAGCCTATTTAGTAAAAGGAGATAAGGCCAATGCATTAAAATATTACAAAATGGAGGCAGAAATGATTCCTGAGAATAAAAAATTGAAAGCCTTGATTTTGGATTTGGAAAATTAG